A genomic region of Herbaspirillum sp. DW155 contains the following coding sequences:
- a CDS encoding biliverdin-producing heme oxygenase produces the protein MNTFTSNSTSIDTIAAADSNHANHDRAASLKQATSRAHEALDADIMRFDPFGSAQRYGCFLQMQYAFHRDVAALFEDAALNRFFPRLRERSRLTQVIADLQDVGVPLPELPAPVFSAGSFSLPAAIGWLYVEEGSNLGGAFLYKMAARLGLHCNHGARHLAPHPEGRAPNWRGFVAQLNAIALDASAEAQVIEAAGDAFARVSSHVRQFCRVPSAGMAA, from the coding sequence GTGAACACTTTTACCTCCAACTCCACCTCCATCGACACCATCGCTGCGGCGGATTCGAATCATGCGAACCATGATCGCGCCGCCTCCCTGAAACAGGCCACCAGCCGGGCCCATGAGGCGCTGGATGCTGACATCATGCGCTTCGATCCCTTCGGCTCGGCGCAACGCTATGGCTGCTTCCTGCAGATGCAATATGCCTTCCACCGTGATGTCGCGGCCCTGTTCGAGGATGCCGCGCTGAACCGCTTCTTTCCGCGTCTGAGGGAGCGTTCGCGCCTGACGCAGGTCATCGCCGACCTGCAAGATGTGGGCGTGCCGCTGCCGGAGCTTCCGGCGCCGGTGTTCTCTGCGGGCAGCTTCAGCCTGCCGGCTGCGATCGGCTGGTTGTATGTCGAAGAAGGTTCGAATCTGGGCGGGGCGTTTCTCTACAAGATGGCGGCCCGGCTCGGTCTGCACTGCAACCATGGTGCGCGCCATCTGGCGCCGCATCCGGAGGGCCGTGCGCCCAACTGGCGCGGTTTCGTCGCCCAGCTCAATGCCATCGCGCTGGATGCTTCTGCCGAGGCGCAGGTCATTGAGGCGGCGGGTGACGCTTTTGCACGGGTATCGTCCCATGTCAGGCAGTTCTGCCGCGTTCCCTCGGCGGGGATGGCAGCGTGA
- a CDS encoding YbaN family protein gives MTRPAAGQGDAGVRRLVQWGWLLLAYASLAVGVIAIFIPGLPTTEFILLSAWAASRGSPRLQHWLEGHRLFGPMIYNWRHGRAVTIRAKLSASLTMMLCLLIMGLTIHHHRWIILLAALGMALGAAWMWSRPAPAGSGKAENALPEKNPPGA, from the coding sequence GTGACCAGGCCTGCGGCCGGACAGGGCGATGCGGGAGTGCGCAGGCTGGTGCAGTGGGGCTGGCTGCTGCTGGCTTATGCGAGCCTGGCCGTTGGCGTGATCGCCATCTTCATTCCCGGACTGCCGACCACGGAGTTCATCCTGCTGTCAGCCTGGGCCGCCAGCCGGGGCTCTCCGCGCCTGCAGCACTGGCTGGAAGGGCATCGCCTGTTCGGACCCATGATCTACAACTGGCGTCATGGCCGTGCCGTGACGATTCGCGCCAAGCTCAGCGCCTCGCTGACGATGATGCTGTGTCTGCTCATCATGGGGCTGACCATCCATCATCACCGCTGGATCATCCTCCTGGCGGCACTCGGCATGGCGCTGGGGGCTGCGTGGATGTGGTCTCGCCCCGCGCCCGCCGGGAGCGGGAAGGCTGAGAACGCCCTGCCCGAAAAAAATCCCCCCGGTGCATGA
- a CDS encoding uroporphyrinogen-III synthase, translating to MPLLPESAAPLPVVVTRPLQQAGGFAARVQQLGRRAVVFPLLTIGPVEDATELKATLARLPEFALVVFVSPNAIDAAFAHLQGWPRQLPIGIVGEGSRVALRAHGVEGCNATIYGPQRADKMDSEELFKSLPLEQLRGKRALIVRGQDGRDFLSEALRQQGVEVEHVTAYRRLAPELDAPGRLQLLELLDGGADWVITSSEALRNLLHMARLAGGEERVVKLQRQRIVVSHHRIAETARELGFVQVDLTGSGDERLLAALAPPAP from the coding sequence ATGCCGCTTCTGCCTGAGAGCGCAGCGCCGTTGCCGGTGGTCGTGACGCGACCGCTGCAACAGGCCGGCGGCTTTGCCGCGCGCGTCCAGCAACTTGGACGGCGCGCCGTGGTGTTTCCGCTGCTGACCATCGGTCCGGTCGAGGATGCGACCGAACTCAAGGCCACGCTGGCGCGCCTGCCGGAATTTGCGCTGGTGGTCTTCGTCAGTCCCAATGCCATCGATGCCGCCTTTGCGCATCTGCAGGGCTGGCCGCGCCAGTTGCCCATCGGCATCGTCGGCGAGGGCAGCCGGGTTGCCTTGCGCGCGCATGGCGTGGAGGGCTGCAACGCCACGATCTATGGTCCGCAGCGCGCCGACAAGATGGATTCGGAGGAATTGTTCAAATCCCTCCCCTTGGAACAATTGCGCGGCAAGCGCGCTCTGATCGTGCGCGGCCAGGATGGTCGGGATTTCCTCAGTGAAGCTTTGCGACAACAAGGTGTCGAGGTCGAGCACGTGACCGCCTACCGCCGCCTGGCGCCCGAACTGGACGCCCCGGGCCGCCTGCAACTGCTGGAATTGCTGGACGGCGGCGCCGACTGGGTGATCACCAGTTCGGAGGCCTTGCGCAATTTGCTTCATATGGCAAGACTAGCCGGGGGCGAGGAACGTGTGGTAAAACTGCAACGACAACGCATCGTCGTCTCCCACCACAGGATCGCCGAGACCGCGCGGGAGCTGGGTTTCGTGCAGGTCGACCTGACCGGATCGGGGGATGAACGCCTGCTTGCCGCCCTAGCTCCACCCGCTCCCTGA
- a CDS encoding dienelactone hydrolase family protein has protein sequence MRHWAKPLAAFCMAASLALTGSWAHAAPNAAPLEASRVSLTSVDQKGGKATPLYGVWIKARKTSGKGPFPTVIALHGCGGLYSIVKDGRGEFTPRHLAMARVLADAGYNVLFPDSFTPRGRRSTCQDTVAQREASAMNRRFDVEAAMHWVTSQPDVDVKRIALLGWSHGASTLLASINLAETDVAIRKIQPRAAVAFYPDCRPYAKTSEPFKPAAPLLILMGKNDDWTPPQACEAIEQKMQGSDTEIALRLYPDTYHDFDAPGLPVHVRMDVSGVGSKRGEGVTSGGNPDARSQAYRSMLNFLDAKLNY, from the coding sequence ATGCGACATTGGGCAAAACCGCTGGCCGCGTTCTGCATGGCAGCATCGCTGGCCTTGACCGGCAGCTGGGCGCACGCCGCACCCAACGCGGCGCCGCTGGAGGCAAGCCGCGTTTCGCTCACCAGTGTGGACCAGAAGGGGGGCAAGGCCACCCCGCTTTATGGCGTGTGGATCAAGGCGCGCAAAACATCGGGCAAGGGACCGTTCCCGACCGTGATTGCACTGCATGGCTGCGGTGGTCTCTACAGCATCGTCAAGGATGGCCGGGGCGAATTCACGCCGCGCCACCTGGCCATGGCGCGGGTACTGGCCGACGCCGGCTACAACGTGCTGTTCCCGGACAGCTTCACCCCGCGCGGCCGCCGCTCGACCTGCCAGGACACCGTGGCCCAGCGCGAGGCCAGCGCCATGAACCGCCGTTTCGACGTCGAAGCGGCCATGCACTGGGTGACCTCGCAACCGGACGTGGACGTCAAGCGCATCGCCCTGCTGGGCTGGTCGCATGGCGCCTCGACCCTGCTGGCCTCGATCAACCTGGCCGAGACCGACGTGGCCATCCGCAAGATCCAGCCGCGCGCGGCGGTGGCCTTCTATCCGGACTGCCGCCCCTACGCCAAGACCAGCGAGCCCTTCAAACCGGCCGCGCCCCTGCTGATCCTGATGGGCAAGAACGATGACTGGACTCCGCCCCAGGCCTGCGAAGCCATCGAGCAAAAGATGCAGGGCAGCGACACCGAGATCGCCCTGCGCCTGTATCCGGACACCTACCACGACTTCGACGCCCCCGGCCTGCCGGTGCACGTGCGCATGGACGTCTCCGGAGTGGGCAGCAAACGCGGCGAAGGCGTCACCAGCGGCGGCAACCCGGATGCGCGCAGCCAGGCCTATCGCTCCATGCTCAACTTCCTGGATGCCAAGTTGAATTACTGA
- the ppc gene encoding phosphoenolpyruvate carboxylase, with product MATTNPTKRSARSSTSTPRSIAAAKSSTASKPATKPVRSTDKDAPLKEDIRLLGRLLGEVVREQEGDEVFEVVETIRQTAVRFRRESDAKAGAELDKLLKKLTRDQTNSVVRAFSYFSHLANIAEDQHHNRRRRAHLLAGSEAQPGSVAYALSRLDDAGVSGAQVRSFLKEALVSPVLTAHPTEVQRKSILDAEREIARLVAERDLPLTPRELRHNTELLRARIATLWQTRMLRYTKLTVADEIENALSYYRITFLRELPALYDDIEAEIDSQFPSRAKTRPTELPPYLQMGSWIGGDRDGNPNVNAATMQHALKRQSTTIFDYYLDEVHTLGAEMSISTLMVDASPELLALADASPDHSEHRADEPYRRALIGIYARLAATARSLGVVNILRQEIGTAAPYASPAECVAELEVLVASLQAHHGAALVKPRLAGLKRAVEIFGFHLATLDMRQSSDVHERVLAELFAKAQVEADYAGLTEERKITLLLGELSRPRLLYSPYLQYADETNSELTILRAAREIRRRYGERAIRNYIISHTETLSDLLEVLLLQKETGLLHIEGNQLQELELMVIPLFETIPDLRCAAEIMRGWLTLPQVKGLIAKHGKLQEVMLGYSDSNKDGGFLTSNWELYKAENQLVELFNEAGVKLRLFHGRGGTVGRGGGPSYQAILAQPPGTVNGQIRLTEQGEIIASKFSNPEIGRRNLELLVAATLEASLMPAATDGKEARKLAEFERVMEELSERAYRAYRNLVYETPGFTDYFFAATPIAEIAQLNIGSRPASRKATQRIEDLRAIPWGFSWGQCRLLFPGWYGFGSAVSGWLEQAGNAKESAKRLATLRAMCKEWPFFAALLSNMDMVLSKTDLAVASRYAGLVADRKLRTTIFGRITDEHERTSAMLSAITGSKERLSGNPLLARSIKNRFAYLDPLNHLQVELIRRHRATAAAKRTPEERVQRGIHLTINGVAAGLRNTG from the coding sequence ATGGCGACTACAAATCCAACTAAACGCAGTGCCCGTTCCTCCACATCCACGCCCCGCTCCATCGCTGCCGCCAAGAGCAGCACGGCCAGCAAACCCGCCACCAAACCCGTGCGCAGCACCGACAAGGATGCGCCTCTGAAGGAAGACATCCGCCTGCTCGGCCGCCTCCTGGGCGAAGTCGTGCGGGAACAGGAAGGCGATGAAGTCTTCGAGGTGGTGGAAACCATCCGCCAGACCGCCGTGCGTTTTCGCCGCGAATCCGATGCCAAAGCCGGTGCCGAACTGGACAAGCTCTTGAAGAAACTGACCCGCGACCAGACCAATTCGGTGGTACGCGCGTTTTCGTATTTCTCACACCTGGCCAACATTGCCGAGGACCAGCACCACAACCGCCGCCGCCGTGCGCACCTGCTGGCCGGTTCCGAAGCCCAGCCCGGCAGCGTGGCCTATGCCCTCTCGCGCCTGGATGATGCCGGGGTCTCGGGCGCGCAAGTGCGCAGTTTCCTGAAGGAAGCGCTGGTCTCACCGGTGCTGACCGCCCACCCCACCGAAGTACAGCGCAAGTCCATCCTGGACGCCGAGCGCGAGATTGCCCGCCTGGTGGCCGAACGCGACCTGCCGCTGACCCCGCGCGAACTGCGCCACAACACCGAACTGCTGCGCGCGCGCATCGCCACGCTGTGGCAGACGCGCATGCTGCGCTATACCAAGCTGACGGTGGCCGACGAGATCGAGAACGCCCTCTCCTACTACCGCATCACTTTCCTGCGCGAACTGCCAGCCCTGTATGACGACATCGAAGCCGAGATCGACAGCCAGTTCCCCTCGCGCGCCAAGACCCGCCCCACCGAACTACCGCCCTACCTGCAGATGGGCAGCTGGATCGGCGGCGACCGCGACGGCAATCCCAACGTCAATGCCGCCACCATGCAGCATGCGTTGAAGCGCCAGTCCACCACCATCTTCGATTACTACCTCGACGAAGTGCACACGCTGGGGGCCGAGATGTCCATCTCCACCCTGATGGTCGATGCCAGCCCGGAACTGCTGGCCCTGGCCGATGCCTCGCCGGATCACTCCGAGCACCGCGCCGACGAACCCTACCGCCGTGCGCTCATCGGCATCTATGCGCGCCTGGCTGCCACGGCCCGTTCGCTGGGCGTGGTCAACATCCTGCGCCAGGAAATCGGCACCGCCGCGCCCTACGCCAGCCCGGCCGAATGCGTGGCCGAACTGGAGGTGCTGGTGGCCTCGCTGCAGGCCCATCACGGTGCCGCGCTGGTCAAGCCGCGCCTGGCCGGATTGAAGCGTGCCGTGGAAATCTTCGGCTTCCACCTGGCTACGCTGGACATGCGCCAAAGCTCCGACGTGCATGAGCGCGTGCTGGCCGAGCTGTTTGCCAAGGCCCAGGTCGAGGCCGATTACGCGGGCCTGACCGAAGAACGCAAGATCACCTTGCTGCTGGGCGAACTGTCGCGCCCGCGCCTGCTGTATTCGCCCTACCTGCAGTACGCCGATGAAACCAATTCCGAGCTGACCATCCTGCGTGCCGCGCGTGAAATCCGCCGCCGCTATGGCGAGCGCGCCATCCGCAACTACATCATCTCGCACACCGAAACCCTGTCCGACCTGCTGGAAGTCCTGCTGCTGCAAAAGGAAACGGGTCTGCTGCACATCGAGGGCAACCAACTGCAGGAACTGGAGCTGATGGTCATTCCGCTCTTCGAGACCATCCCCGACTTGCGCTGTGCGGCCGAGATCATGCGCGGATGGCTGACCCTGCCGCAGGTCAAGGGCTTGATCGCCAAGCACGGCAAGCTGCAGGAAGTGATGCTTGGCTATTCGGATTCCAACAAGGATGGCGGCTTCCTCACCTCCAACTGGGAGCTCTACAAGGCCGAGAACCAGCTGGTGGAACTGTTCAATGAAGCCGGCGTGAAGCTGCGCCTCTTCCACGGCCGCGGCGGCACCGTCGGCCGTGGCGGCGGCCCCAGCTATCAGGCCATCCTGGCGCAGCCGCCGGGCACGGTCAACGGCCAGATCCGTCTGACCGAACAGGGTGAAATCATCGCCTCCAAGTTCTCCAATCCGGAAATCGGCCGCCGCAATCTGGAGCTGCTGGTCGCCGCCACGCTGGAAGCGAGCCTGATGCCGGCCGCCACCGATGGCAAGGAAGCCAGGAAGCTGGCCGAGTTCGAGCGTGTCATGGAAGAACTGTCGGAGCGTGCCTATCGCGCCTATCGCAACCTGGTCTACGAGACTCCGGGCTTCACCGATTACTTCTTCGCGGCCACGCCCATTGCCGAAATCGCGCAACTGAACATCGGTTCGCGCCCGGCCTCGCGCAAGGCGACCCAGCGCATCGAGGATCTGCGCGCGATTCCCTGGGGCTTCTCGTGGGGCCAGTGCCGCCTGCTCTTCCCGGGCTGGTATGGCTTCGGCAGCGCGGTCTCGGGCTGGCTGGAGCAAGCCGGCAACGCCAAGGAAAGCGCAAAACGCCTGGCCACCCTGCGCGCCATGTGCAAGGAATGGCCGTTCTTCGCGGCCCTGTTGTCGAACATGGACATGGTGCTCTCCAAGACCGACCTGGCCGTGGCCTCGCGCTATGCCGGGCTGGTGGCCGACCGCAAGCTGCGTACCACCATCTTCGGCCGCATCACCGACGAGCATGAACGTACCAGCGCCATGCTCTCGGCCATCACCGGCAGCAAGGAACGCCTGTCGGGCAATCCGCTGCTGGCGCGCTCGATCAAGAACCGCTTTGCCTATCTCGATCCGCTGAACCACCTGCAGGTCGAGCTGATCAGGCGCCACCGTGCTACCGCAGCGGCCAAGCGCACGCCGGAAGAGCGCGTGCAGCGCGGCATCCACCTCACCATCAATGGCGTGGCGGCGGGCTTGCGCAACACAGGATGA
- a CDS encoding TonB-dependent receptor gives MIAAIKRRAPAPIPARPLPKNLTIAIQLALAALAINPAHAEDNARSEGSLPQISVTADKTSRATSLNAEDLQRNGTTDMASVIRYQPLVSAPSALSGAANLWDGSGTSGYNIRGVEGNRIGLDVDGIELPSAVPLPDSLKATGVGIGRDYIDPELFRKVDIISGTTSSGENGATGLGGRVSFQTKSPDDYLSGGKTSYLGAKLGYTSADQAWAEALTTAQKMGDWKLLALYSNRDGALTQSKDVSDGNRDNWHSDAILLKAFYEGLAHHKLGVTLDFYDRTDNRILDGATYSAYPAGATQYSTTRRHRLQVEDEYTPAAGSIAAFDKLRIQAFYQDSKKEDYTIAANSTNSYTRRIDTYLATTSAGLSADASKRMGAHDLFYGLSLSTLDEQRPWTEARYTNATGALVSGYPYTKDRMAPTRTNKLVAYVRDEWHLTPRATLTPGLRAEYWHTQPGDLRNYLSNVGSAASEIKSDHTAFLAPSLRFAYALAPTYDFFAQYSRGVRVATAAEKTGTYDSSTYASSAFLYAILGNPDLKNETSDAFELGTKGELIDGLTLNTSLFYTRYKNFIDYQTTTYSGTALAYRLQNIANVDIYGAEVSAQLDLGTYAAALRGYSLGSSVGVSAGRSRNDAGASGSVNSVGPAKGTLRAAYDDAAGRYGASLIMTAVKSKRASADDVSVSSTSGAYVNVPGYALFDLSTYWKLSTNVTLHAGIYNLTDRKYWDYATVRGLTTSQSVLFQRAAQPGRNAAITLNIDL, from the coding sequence ATGATTGCAGCAATCAAGCGGCGCGCGCCAGCGCCGATCCCGGCACGTCCCCTGCCCAAGAACCTGACCATCGCCATCCAGCTGGCCCTGGCCGCACTGGCCATCAACCCGGCCCATGCCGAAGACAATGCCCGTAGCGAAGGCAGCCTCCCGCAAATCAGCGTGACGGCGGACAAGACCAGTCGTGCCACCTCGCTGAACGCGGAAGACCTGCAGCGCAACGGCACCACCGACATGGCCAGCGTGATCCGCTACCAGCCGCTGGTGAGCGCCCCCTCCGCCCTCAGCGGTGCGGCCAACCTGTGGGATGGCAGCGGCACGTCGGGCTACAACATCCGTGGCGTGGAAGGCAACCGCATCGGCCTGGACGTGGACGGCATCGAGCTGCCCTCGGCCGTGCCCTTGCCGGACAGCCTCAAGGCCACCGGCGTGGGTATCGGCCGCGATTACATCGATCCCGAACTCTTCCGCAAGGTCGACATCATCTCCGGCACCACCTCATCGGGAGAGAACGGTGCCACCGGCCTGGGCGGGCGCGTCTCGTTCCAGACCAAATCGCCGGACGACTATCTGAGCGGCGGCAAGACCAGCTATCTCGGCGCCAAACTCGGCTACACCTCGGCCGACCAGGCCTGGGCCGAAGCCCTGACCACGGCACAGAAGATGGGCGACTGGAAACTGCTGGCCCTGTATTCCAATCGCGATGGTGCGCTTACCCAGTCCAAGGACGTCAGCGACGGCAACCGCGACAACTGGCATTCGGATGCCATCCTCTTGAAGGCCTTCTACGAAGGGTTGGCGCACCACAAGCTGGGCGTGACGCTGGACTTCTACGACCGCACCGACAACCGCATTCTCGACGGCGCCACCTACAGCGCCTATCCGGCCGGCGCGACCCAGTACTCGACCACGCGCCGCCATCGCCTCCAGGTCGAGGACGAATACACCCCCGCAGCCGGCAGCATCGCCGCCTTCGACAAGCTGCGCATCCAGGCCTTCTACCAGGACAGCAAGAAGGAGGACTACACCATCGCCGCCAACTCGACCAACAGCTACACCCGCCGCATCGATACCTACCTGGCCACCACCAGCGCCGGACTGAGCGCCGATGCCAGCAAGCGCATGGGTGCGCATGACCTGTTCTATGGCCTATCGCTGAGCACACTGGATGAGCAGCGCCCCTGGACCGAAGCGCGTTACACCAATGCCACCGGCGCGCTGGTGAGCGGCTACCCCTACACCAAGGACCGCATGGCTCCCACCCGCACCAACAAGCTGGTGGCCTACGTGCGCGACGAATGGCACCTCACCCCGCGTGCCACGCTGACCCCGGGCCTGCGGGCCGAGTACTGGCACACCCAGCCCGGCGACCTGCGCAATTACCTGTCCAACGTCGGCAGCGCCGCCAGCGAAATCAAGTCCGACCATACTGCCTTCCTGGCACCCAGCCTGCGCTTTGCCTATGCGCTGGCGCCGACCTACGACTTCTTTGCGCAGTACAGCCGCGGCGTGCGCGTGGCGACGGCTGCCGAGAAGACCGGCACCTACGATTCCTCCACCTACGCCAGCTCGGCCTTCCTCTATGCCATCCTGGGCAATCCCGATCTCAAGAACGAGACCAGCGATGCCTTCGAGCTGGGCACCAAGGGTGAGCTGATCGATGGCCTGACGTTGAACACCTCGCTGTTCTATACCCGGTACAAGAACTTCATCGACTACCAGACCACCACCTACAGCGGCACCGCCCTGGCCTATCGCCTGCAGAACATTGCCAATGTCGATATCTATGGCGCCGAAGTGTCGGCCCAGCTGGACCTGGGCACCTATGCCGCTGCGTTGCGCGGTTACAGCCTGGGCAGCAGCGTCGGCGTGTCGGCCGGCCGCTCGCGCAACGATGCCGGTGCCAGCGGCTCGGTCAATTCCGTGGGACCGGCCAAGGGCACGCTGCGTGCGGCCTACGATGACGCCGCGGGCCGATACGGCGCCAGCCTCATCATGACGGCGGTGAAGTCCAAGCGCGCCAGCGCGGATGACGTGTCGGTCTCTTCGACCAGTGGTGCTTACGTGAACGTGCCCGGTTATGCCTTGTTCGACCTCTCCACCTACTGGAAGCTGAGCACCAACGTGACCCTGCACGCCGGCATCTATAACCTGACCGACCGCAAGTACTGGGACTACGCCACCGTGCGCGGCCTGACCACTTCGCAATCCGTGCTGTTCCAGCGGGCGGCCCAACCGGGCCGCAATGCGGCCATCACCCTCAACATCGACCTCTGA
- a CDS encoding uroporphyrinogen-III C-methyltransferase: MNEQQPIPQLPEPQPQASHTAGTAAPQASYTFTPPDGTAVLRRRQRAQTVVLLLVIAGLGAQWWVSHTELRDLRSEVAQRLQNGDNNSNELKGVLKSVQESTKELQSKVSVLDSKQAESQSQQLALEQMYQDLNKNRDDWALSEIEEVLSTADQQLELAGNVQGALIALQNADKSLSRSDKAQFIAIRRALARDIERLKALPTVDIAGIAVRLDSAIGQVDNLPLLVDERPVESASEPKPQPVKTAAVDKPAAKGDTSHAKTRAEAAPAEASAWSQWLAGARETWQSMSTEMWSELRQLVRIREVQTPEAILLSPGQAYFVRENLKLRLLNARLALLSRNEFAFRNDLASAQDTIAKYFDTRAKQVQTIQALLKQVQGSNVSIQLPTLAESLNAVRNYKARP, from the coding sequence ATGAACGAACAGCAACCCATTCCCCAATTGCCGGAGCCTCAACCGCAAGCCAGCCACACCGCTGGCACTGCGGCCCCGCAGGCGTCCTATACTTTCACTCCTCCGGACGGCACGGCCGTGCTGCGCCGCCGCCAGCGTGCACAGACCGTCGTGTTGCTGCTGGTCATCGCCGGCCTGGGCGCGCAGTGGTGGGTCTCGCATACCGAACTGCGCGACCTGCGCAGCGAAGTTGCGCAGCGCCTGCAGAATGGCGACAACAACAGCAATGAATTGAAGGGTGTCTTGAAGTCGGTACAGGAAAGCACCAAGGAACTGCAATCCAAGGTCAGCGTGCTCGACAGCAAGCAGGCCGAATCCCAGAGCCAGCAACTGGCGCTGGAGCAGATGTACCAGGATCTGAACAAGAACCGCGACGACTGGGCCCTCTCCGAAATCGAGGAAGTGCTCTCCACCGCCGACCAGCAGCTGGAACTGGCCGGCAACGTGCAAGGCGCGCTGATCGCCCTGCAGAACGCCGACAAGAGCCTGTCGCGCTCGGACAAGGCGCAGTTCATCGCCATCCGCCGCGCGCTGGCGCGTGACATTGAGCGCCTCAAGGCTCTGCCCACGGTGGACATCGCCGGTATCGCCGTGCGCCTGGACAGCGCCATCGGCCAGGTCGACAACCTGCCGTTGCTGGTCGATGAGCGTCCGGTGGAATCGGCCAGCGAGCCCAAGCCGCAGCCGGTGAAGACCGCTGCCGTCGACAAGCCGGCCGCCAAGGGTGACACCAGCCACGCCAAGACCCGCGCCGAAGCAGCGCCCGCCGAAGCTTCCGCCTGGTCGCAATGGCTGGCCGGTGCCCGCGAAACCTGGCAGAGCATGAGTACCGAGATGTGGTCCGAGCTGCGCCAGCTGGTACGTATCCGCGAAGTGCAGACGCCCGAAGCCATCCTGCTCTCGCCGGGTCAGGCCTACTTCGTGCGCGAGAACCTCAAGCTGCGCCTCTTGAATGCGCGCCTGGCACTGCTCTCGCGCAACGAGTTCGCCTTCCGTAACGACCTGGCCTCGGCCCAGGACACCATCGCCAAGTATTTCGATACCCGCGCCAAGCAGGTCCAGACCATCCAGGCGCTGTTGAAGCAGGTGCAGGGCAGCAATGTCTCCATCCAGTTGCCGACGCTGGCCGAAAGCCTCAATGCCGTGCGCAACTACAAGGCCCGTCCGTGA
- the hemC gene encoding hydroxymethylbilane synthase, which yields MKEFPPSNIVIVSRESRLAMWQAEYVRDRLAALYPQCSINILGTTTRGDQILDRALSKVGGKGLFVKELEVAMAEGRADLAVHCLKDMPMDLPEGFELAAILEREDARDAFVSNDYDSLDALPEGAIVGTSSLRRQAMIAARYPQLVVKPLRGNLDTRLAKLDRGDYAAIILAVAGLNRLGLKARIRSFLDPEQSLPSPGQGTLAIEIPEGRDDIRRLLAPLHDEPAAVVSAAERSVSRIFGASCQIPLAAYATLDGERLHLRAMIATPDGAQAAAAEAEGSPDAPEALGAQVAALLKSRGADAILALCKAQADAASA from the coding sequence TTGAAAGAATTTCCTCCTTCCAACATCGTCATCGTCTCGCGTGAAAGCCGCCTTGCCATGTGGCAGGCCGAGTACGTGCGGGACCGTCTGGCCGCATTATATCCGCAGTGCAGCATCAATATCCTCGGAACCACCACGCGGGGCGACCAGATTCTTGATCGTGCGCTGTCCAAGGTCGGCGGCAAGGGCCTGTTCGTCAAGGAATTGGAAGTAGCCATGGCCGAAGGCCGCGCTGATCTCGCCGTGCACTGCCTCAAGGACATGCCGATGGACCTGCCCGAAGGCTTCGAGCTGGCCGCCATCCTGGAGCGCGAAGATGCGCGCGACGCCTTCGTCTCCAATGACTACGATTCGCTCGATGCCCTGCCTGAGGGCGCCATCGTCGGCACCAGCAGCCTGCGTCGCCAGGCCATGATCGCCGCGCGCTATCCGCAACTGGTGGTCAAGCCGCTGCGCGGCAATCTCGATACCCGCCTGGCCAAGCTGGATCGCGGCGACTATGCCGCCATCATCCTGGCCGTGGCCGGGCTGAACCGCCTGGGCCTGAAGGCGCGCATCCGCTCCTTCCTCGATCCCGAACAAAGCCTGCCCTCGCCGGGCCAGGGCACGCTGGCCATCGAGATCCCCGAGGGCCGTGACGATATCAGGCGCCTGCTGGCACCGTTGCATGACGAGCCCGCTGCCGTGGTGTCGGCCGCCGAGCGCTCGGTTTCGCGCATCTTCGGCGCCAGCTGCCAGATTCCGCTGGCCGCCTATGCCACGCTGGACGGTGAACGCCTGCACCTGCGCGCCATGATCGCCACGCCCGACGGTGCGCAAGCCGCCGCTGCCGAGGCCGAGGGTTCGCCGGACGCCCCCGAAGCCCTGGGCGCGCAAGTGGCCGCCCTGCTCAAGTCGCGCGGTGCCGACGCCATCCTGGCGCTGTGCAAGGCCCAGGCCGATGCCGCTTCTGCCTGA